CGAGATATGCATGGATATTTATGAGGATCCTCAGTATGTGCATGAATTACTTGATTTTATAACAGAGGCGACAATAATAAGAATTAAAGCTTGGAGAAAGATGCTTGGGTATGAAATTAAGCCCAGGTGTTGGGGTATAGCAGATGACAGCATTCAGCTAATCTCATGCGAGGCTTATAGAGAATTCGTTCTTCCACGTCACAAACGCCTTTTTGAAGAACTTGCAGGCGCTGGGCCGCACAGTATCCATCTCTGTGGTGATGCCACAAGACACTTCAAGATAATTCGAGATGAGCTTAATGTAATGACATTTGACACTGGCTTTCCCGTAGACTTTGGCTCTTTAAGGCAGGAGTTGGGTCCAGACGTTCAAATCAATGGAGGGCCTTCAGTGCAATTTCTTCTTCGGGCAACGCCTGCAGAAGTGCGAGAAGAGGTTCGCCGTATACTTTCCACGGGCATTATGAATGGCGGCCGGTTTGTTTTGCGAGAAGGGAACAACCTTGCACCAGGTACGCCAGTGGAGAATGTTAATGCTATGTATCTAGCCGCACGAGAGTTTGGAAAGTATGACAACTGGTGATTAGAACGCCTAAACAAAAAGGGAGCTGAAAACCAGCTCCCTTTTATTAGATTTGCATTCTCGGCTACACTGTTTGCCCCATCTTTTCAGCTATCGCCCTGAGCCGATTGACGCGGTCAGGTATTGGGGGATGTGTGCTGAAGAGGCTAAGAATCCCACCTCCACGAAGTGGGTTCACTATAAACATATGCGCCGTAGAGGGATTTACCTCTGCTGGCACGAGTTTTGCAGCGTTTTCGAGTTTTATAAGTGCATTGGCTAAGCTGAGTGGCTTGCCACTAATTATT
This region of Armatimonadota bacterium genomic DNA includes:
- a CDS encoding uroporphyrinogen decarboxylase family protein, whose translation is MLEMDFKLHNREVKEVWDAYHAGKPIRVPVVLGLNVRYYLFTPWLNPRQITFKEYSENPELMLETQLEFQYYVRHNLLFDAEMGMPTEAWPAVYVDLQNTYEASWFGCPVRYYDGQVPDTEPILTNDRKRMLFDKGVPDPFKDGSMEKNLRFYEILKEKIKNFTFMGLPVSDVIPSGLGTDGPFTAAASLRGATEICMDIYEDPQYVHELLDFITEATIIRIKAWRKMLGYEIKPRCWGIADDSIQLISCEAYREFVLPRHKRLFEELAGAGPHSIHLCGDATRHFKIIRDELNVMTFDTGFPVDFGSLRQELGPDVQINGGPSVQFLLRATPAEVREEVRRILSTGIMNGGRFVLREGNNLAPGTPVENVNAMYLAAREFGKYDNW
- a CDS encoding protease HtpX is translated as IISGKPLSLANALIKLENAAKLVPAEVNPSTAHMFIVNPLRGGGILSLFSTHPPIPDRVNRLRAIAEKMGQTV